The nucleotide sequence AAAGTAGGTGAATGGCCCAAGCACGAGAAGAaggaactactccctctgttcctagatataagtctttatagagatttcactatgaactacatacggagcaaaatgaacgaATCACACTCTAAGATACAGCTATGTACATCCATATGTGGTTCATGATACGGCTCAAATAGCTTTGAGACGATTTTATGTAGTGGCCCTGATCTTTCACTCGCGCAAACAGGTAGAAGAAATAGTTTTAGGAAGAAGTAGAAGTGTAGGTGCAAAAGAACCAGTATAGCTAgactagatggatggatggattatAGAGATCGGAAAGTAGTAGAAGATGCGTACGTGGTAGTTGTAGTACTAGGATAGATGGAGGGATTAAGCTAATGGCGATTAGCGGTGGCGACGGCAACGGAGTAATTAGCGATAATAAGCACTAGCAGAAGTAGATGGAGAAGAACGGGAAGCTAGCTAGATCGATTCTTGTAGATCAAGAATCAAATGACACTTGTGCCTTGGCGATCGAAGCTGCCGAAACACATGCAATTATCAAACCCTAGACAGGGACGCAGAAGTACAGATACGCATCCATCAGATGAGTTTTCTTCCTGAACTAAAACCTGCTTTACAAAGCGTTGCACCCCTTGTTTATATAGGTGGCGCCTAATACTTGGGCTAGGCCCGACCTGGACTAAGAAAAACATGAGGACTCCTCATTGGTTACAAGTTGTACGCAACAGGAAAAAAAAGGACTACCAAATCTGATCAAACTATGGAAATGAATAAAAAGGACACACGTATCCTTCCCTACGGCAAAATAATACTCGGCTTGCACTCGTGTAGGATGATTGATTCTGTGATTCATCACGTACGTATACTTGCATGGCAAGGTGTTCTGAATGTGGGCTTCACTTTCTCCTGAGGCACAATCTGTGGAGCAACTGAACAAACAAAAGAATTATTTGCAATGATGTTATTGCGTTCAATTGGTAGAGCATATGACCATCTCCCTTCAGTAGCATATAGAATAGGCTTCACACTTAAGATACCTCTTTGTTCTGTTGCACACATGATCTTCTTATGACGTAGAGCAGGCACAATATATTTTGATGTGTTTTCCTCACTATCAGAGTCTCGTTTCGAAGGTATCTTATTTAGCACCAATGGTGAAACAACAATATTATCTAGGGTGATCGCATCAGTTCATGCAtagtaaaatctctacaaagacttatatttaggaacagaggaaggaATAGTTAAGCGTTGCATTACGGCTGCCCTAGTGTTATCCAGAGGATCACAAGCAGTGGGGGTGGTTCTCTTCGCTTTCCCCTTTGTGGCTACCTTCCTATTTCACCCATCGAGTTACACTGCCACTAAATCTTGTACTCCTTCCGTTTGGAAATACTTGTCGggaaaataaatgtatctagacgtattttattTTTACATATATCTATTTTTATCCGTTTTTCCGACAAGTATTTCTGAACGGGAAAGTATCAAATAATGTCGAATCctattccctctgtcccaaaataagtgtcttgacctTATTTTAGgagggagggagtactatttacctTTATCGTGGCAGCCCTAGCTGGAAACATCATAGAGGGGGGAGGAGGATGGCAAAGAACACGTCAACACCCATGAAAGACATCGCACGTCGACGTGGTTAATACAAAACCACGAGAGGTTATAGTAACGTCTCCAGTCCCATGCAGATATCTGTCTTACCAGGTTGGCCACTACCAGCGGTGCATGTGCATCCCAATGCGACGCCTAATCGTACCAAGAAGGGTGCTATGCATACTTGTTTCGCCGTGGAAGGGGCAGTGATTTTTTTGCGGGGCCGTGGAAGGGGCAGTGATGATACACCATACTCCATCGTGTTTCCCGTGCCAGCAGTCCACACAAACAGGCGGACGTACGTACGTAGACGTGCCCCATCAATCACTCCGGCGGAGTCCAAAGTCCGATCTCTGTGCCTGTCTGCCATGATATCTGTGGGCGAAACATGGACGCTTCGTACCACAGTACTCCGTCTGCCTCCTCCCCAAAGTCGCGAGGTATTAAACGTCCATGATCGTGACCCGCCTCCTGTCTTAGTGCTAATTAGGTCTCCAGCTCAGTGGCGTGAAATTTTCTCTACGGCCACATTAAATCATTAATGGGCTGCACTGTGGACTGCGGTTGTTATGGCGCCATTGCGCGAGCTCAAGACGCTACTGTGTCCACTAAAGAGACTGCACAAGCACTGGTTGTTGGCCATGGTACCTCCTGGTTTGAGTTCTTCTTCCCTCTCCTTAACCATGCATGCCTGCATGGATCTCCTTGTCAGTGATTAGTCACGTCCTAGCCGTGGTCATGTTTTGTTTTCCCAAATGATAAGTGACACATCCGTGCCACGAAACACTCTGACCTGACCTTTTTTACGACTAAAGTTGTCATCTGAAGAAAAAACCCTAAAAAATTGAAACTTGCCATTCGAAAATAAAGTTGTCATGCTTGACAATTAAAGTTGTCATCATTGCGTCACTAAACTTGCCTTAAGAAACGATCGGAATTGCCATGTGTTCGTGCCACGCGGGTGGCACTTATCAGTTCTTTTGTTTTTTATTCTCATCATGAAGATTGAACTCGTTTATATGAAAATCCTGCAAAATTCATGAGTTCAAAATCAACAATTGAAGATTATACAGTTGAATTGAATGGATTTTAGAACACACAATTCAATTCCCACAAGCACCAGGAGACACAGGAAAAACCTCTACGGATCAAGGAGGCTGGCTACAGCAACAACTCGCCACGGATCAAGGAGTACtagtaactactccctctgtaaattaatataagagcgtttagcatactaaagtagtaatctaaatgctcttatattagtttacagaggaagtaatTACCAGCACAAGCTCGCAATCACATGCACATGCACCATGGCCTACCGAGGAAAACCTCTCGTCCTGGCTTCGGCAGCTCTCCCGCCGTCCCACGTATATATAcaccttcctcctctctctctcctctcgcaTCTGCAAGCTTCCAAATCCTCTCACATCACCGCATTCCTACATTCCCCCAGGTCTCCTGCTTGCTGATCTCCTCCTCTCCGATCGTCGCCATGCTGTCTTCTCACTGCGAGAGCATGCTggcctacgccgccgccgccggacggcgCGCGATGCTGGTCGACCCCCGGCGGTACCGGCCGAACGTGGAGGTGGCGCCCAACTGCCCGCGCTGCGACTCGCCCAACACCAAGTTCTGCTACTACAACAACTACAGCCTCAGCCAGCCGCGCTACTTCTGCAAGGGCTGCCGCCGCTACTGGACCAAGGGCGGGTCCCTCCGCAACgtgcccgtcggcggcggctgcCGCAAGAACCGGCGGGGCAAGCCGGTGCGGTCCATGGCCGAGGCGGACACGGCCTCGCCGAACCACGGGGCAGTAGTGTTCTCTCACCGCTTCCACGGCCCGGTCCGGCCCGACCTGCTCCTGGAAGGCATGGTTGGCAACCCGGCCGAGCTCGGCCAGCAGCCGGCGTCGGCCGAGGCCGAcaagcccgccggagccgccgacgGACCGACGATTGATCTGGCACTGCTCTACTCCAAGTTCTTGAGCCATCAGCCTCTCGCCGAGCAGTGCGCCGTCGTGCCGGAATCGGCCGACACCTCGAGTGGATCAAGCACGGAGATGAGCCCGCCGACCCTGTCCGGCCCGAGCCAACACGGGCCGGGCGAAATCTGCGGGCCGGCGAGCAGTACGGAGCCCAGCGCGACGACGATGCTCCAGTGCGCCGACGCGCGCGCGCATGCGCTTGGCGAGTTCAACTTCAGCGTAGACCAGAGCTGCTACGACTCGCTCGGGCTGCCAACGGACGGCGGCGATCTGACGATGCTCCCGTCGGCGTGGGACCAGGAGGCCAAGTACGAGCCGTTCAGTTCGCTTCCGGAGGAGGACGCCATGAGCCTCCACGAAGGCGTCCCCGCCGGCGACGACGTCTGGAGCAAGGTGCTGGGCTGCCAAGGGCTGGAGGCTGCTCTCGCTGCAGGCCTCGATCGATGCTAAGCTCATTTTCAAGCTCGTTGATTCGTGGCTGCCGCTGTTCTTGTGATTGATTTTGTGTCTTTCTTTTCCTCTCCCTATTTTTACTCTTGTTCAGAAGTAACTTATATATATATGGGGATCGTGTTCATGGTCGAGGAGTATACATGTGGGATAAAAAGGGTGTACTGTAATGATAATATCGATATATCTGTATTGGCAATATACTTACTATTAACAGCTGGTTTTTCCTGTTCTGAGCTACACGTTCACTTCTTCCTAGGACGACCAATCAATGTTGTTCCTGTTATACACATGCACTGCCTGACCTGGGTGTGGATGGATGGGCACACACATGCCGATGCCGATGGTGCCATGCTGGTGAATGAATGAATGGTGCACCGGGATTCCAACGACATGCCCTGTGGCGTGGCGTGGACGTGGCTAACAATCTGAAGCAGCTGCCACTAGTCGCTCGAAAGGTGACGTTTGGCCCTAGCCCGTTATAGAGGATTTACCATGCCTGCACGCCTCAATTATTGTTGCTACAACAGGACAGGCAGCTCCGAGATCCAGTCCGTGGATAGACGGTGGGAGGGCGCTGTATGGATCCATCATTGCCGGCTCGAGTGAGTGTTCACTGTCATCATCTTCAACAAATTGGCAGCGTGATTGCGGTTATTTTTAAGAACAGGGGACAAAAAGAGTAACAACTTGCATCAAAGGGAAATCGGGAAACCAGCTGCACCCTGCACATACGCCTTCCGTAGAATTTCACAGAAAAATCGTTCGAGTGATAAAGAAACGACACTGTGGAGTGGTGCTCCGGCCGGCCCCTTGCCGTTGCAGATGCACTAGGAACAGAGTTCACGCTGCATCCGAGAGCATTTCCAACAGGCGCCCAATGCGCGGCGCGCTAAAATTTGATTTGCGGCGTGCGCAACATCAGATTTGGCGCGGCGCGcggcgctggctccagcagccgtgcTAAAATGCAGCGCGTGCGCACCTCCAACAGTGCGCTAAAATGCAATGCGCGCGAGCAGCTGCGCATCCACATTTGTTGCATTTTACACAACACATTCATCACACAAAACAAAAACATGACATATAATTTTTAAATTACAAACATCATTTAACTAAGTTTAAATGAATAGTtcaatttattacaactcatcAAACAAATAGTATTTTTGAgaaatacaacaaatagttcaacaatacaacatcaaacgcacaaatcatgatgATCTTCGGCGGCCATTCCAAAcccaccactcctcaatgagatccttcttGAGTTCATTATGCGTTGCCGGGCGTCGAATGACATGATaagaggcaacaaaacgggccactCTTTCAGCCCTCCGCCACGCTCGCACGGGATGTTGCAAAagctcatactgagagtagtctacatcttggccacactcattctcgatgatcatgctgtgcatgatcacacaagcatgcattatgtaccaaagcattttctgatcccaaaatctagccggtcctctcacaatagcaaattgggcttgcaaaattccaaaagctctctccacatcttttctagcagCCGCGTGAGCATTTTGGAAATCAAGATATTTCTTACCTTCCGTTTTTTTAACGGCTTCACAAatgccatccgcaagatagtagTCGTGGTTGTATGTACGACCATTAGCTTCAAACTGCACTGGTGGCAGTTCATCATTTGCAATCTtactcatcagtggtgaccggttgacaacgttgatgtcattcaaagatccaggcattccaaaaaaaGCACGCCAAATCCAAGTCCCGTGATcagccaccgcttcaaggattatagtggaacctttTTTTGTCTGTGGAAttgttcatgccatgcctttggacaattcttccaactccaatgcatgcaatctattgaacCAAGCATACATGGGAACCCGCGatctttgttcatctccaataaCCTTGCGACATCTTCAGCATTGGGAGttctcaagtactctgggccaaatACTTGCATAATTCCGACTGCGAagtgcttgacacacatgatggcttggctctcacccatggccaagtgatcatcaactagatcagcgggGATAccatatgccaacatacgcaaagcgacTGTCACCTTccgaaaggtgctatgcccgagctctccggcgacATTCCTCCTCTGCtgaaaaaaccggtcatggctctctagtttctctgcaatgcgcctgaacaactcggtgctcatcctaaaccagCGACGAAAGTACGACTCAGGAtatgtgggattctccacaaaatagtgcctcatcaatctgttgtgggcatcaatcctatccctccaaattttctgccgacccataaccgaactaCCGTGtttcggttttttattgatgtgcatagctaggatcattgcaagatcctcctcctcttccatatcaaattcttctgcAGAAGAGTCATAGCCCGAACTCATCTAAAATATTAAAAACTAGGCTAtaaacaacatgcaccaaatttcATGCAAAAATGTGGAAGTtggaagcaatacataccttgcgggccttttgtcgaacaccttgcgggcgccaaagcggcggcgggcggccgggCACTGTTCGTCGGAGACTGCCGCGCGCGACGGCCGGCGCTGACTAGAGAGAGAGGGACGAAGCCGCGGCCGCGCGGGAAGGGACCGGGGAAGCGCAGGAACGGTCGCCGGGAAAaatggggtggcgcggggcggcggcggctgaaaggataggtggagttgcgagcgagcgctcgagagtccagcgcgcgggagcaGGCGCAACAAATAAGCGACGCGCGATGGCGTTTCTGCCCGCGCGCTGAATTATATATGCCGCGCACGCGGTTTTTGCGCGTCCGCTGGAGCGCCGGGGATGGTAGCGCGCGCGCTAAAACCACTAATTTTTCCGCACGGCGCATTTatagcgcgcctgttggagatgctctgagaaCGAAGTAAAGGGGCGTCAGAAGAAGGGAGCTCCTAGTTGGCGCTCTAAGCGTCGCTTTCCTGAACCAGCGCCCGCAACGCATCGTGCGCCAGCTCCCGTGGGCCGGCCCAGGAAAGGAGGCGATCGCATCTTGTGGGATTGCTGGTTCAGGGCAGTGCTTCGTTCCCCATCTCGTGGTCAATGGTTGATCGGGCCAGTTGACTATTTCATAAATTCTTTTTTCAaacaaaaattcccaaaaaatcaccaaattCGAATAAAGTTCACAAATTCGAACAAAGTTCATCgcttttgaaagaaagttcaacaaatttgaaaaatagttcaccgaatttgaaaaacaGTTCATATGATTTAAAAAAGtcaattttgagaaaaagttcatcgaaattcaaaaaaagttcatcagatttgaaaaagtttcatcgcttgtgaaaaaagttcatcgattatcacaaaagttcaccaatttttttttaaaaattcatCAATTTGGGAAATGATCacacatttgaaaaaaaaatcatcaaatttcaaAAGAAATCATCAATTTAAAAGAAAAGTCCACGTATATGCAAATAATTCAACGAACCAGgatgaaaaaaaacagaaaacaaaaaacaaaaaaaggacaaCAAAAAATTAAAAACGGGAGAATATATAATTAAAAAGAGAAAGTTCTTCTTTGTACAGATCCGGCTGGGTTGGCGCAGTGGTTGCACCAGCAAAAACTTGGTCTGCAGGGCGGGGGTTTGCCTTAGAAGAATTCAAAATTGATAATTGGCCAAGCTTCCACATGCCTCTCCGTGGGCTTCGATCCAATTCAGAAGATAAATGTGCTCGATCCAGGGCTGAGATGCCCATGGGCTGAGATCTGATCGACAGAATAAATTGGCCCATTATCGGAGGACCGCCAGGCGCAATGAGTCTCTTATGCTGGAACTGCCGTGGGATTGGCAACGCCCCGACAGTTCAAGAGCTACGGGAGATCGCGGCAAAGTTTGCTCCTAAAGTGCTTTGTTTGGTAGAGACCCAAATAAGTAGAGCTCGTGTTGAGAATCTAGCAAACACTTTAGGTTTCGATAATGCTTATGGAGTGGACCCCACTGGTAGAAGTGGTGGACTTGTAATGCTTTGGCAGAATGAAATAAAATTAGAGTTCTTGGGTTACTCAAAGTACCATATAGATATGAAAGTTTCAGATTCGGGAGAGACCCCATGGAGATTGTTTTGTTTTTATGGTGAAGCTCAAACTCACCTTCGTTATCAAACTTGGGACACCATGAAGAATATGATAAACATAAGCCCTCTTCCGTGGCTGTGTTTGGGTGACTTCAACGAGGTCCTGCATGTGGAAGAGCATAATGGGATTGGACAGCGAAACCAGGCTCAGATTCAGGGTTTTAGGGACGCAGGGTTTTAGGGTTTTAGGGACTTTCGTCGGGACAGGGTTACCAGGGCATGCCATGGACTTTCGAGAAGAAGGTAGCTGGCGGTTCTTACACAAGAGTTCGCCTTGACAGAGCACTTGGATCAGCCGAGTGGTGTGCCCAGTTCCATCTAGCGACCCTGGAACACCTAACAGCAACGACTTCAGATCACATCCCAATTTTACTTAAGCTGTGACCGAACCAGTCCGCACCAACTGAGAAACAATTCTGTTATGAGATCATGTGGGACACCCATGCAGATATGAAGCGGGTAGTCAAGGAGGCATGGATATTGAGAACAATACCACTTCGGTTGCTGAAATAAGGAGGAAGTTGACAGAACTGGCTGGTAATCTTGGGGCATGGAGCAACAGCACTTTCGGAAGTGTAAGAAGTGAAATAAAGAAGTTAAAAAAAGGAGCTAGAAAAGTTGTGGAATGATCCTGTGCAGCGAAACCAGGCTCAGATTCAGGGTTTTAGGGACGTAGTGGATATTTGCAGATTGATTGATCAACCATGCCCTCCAGCGGCCGGGTGGACAGATTACAGATGATCCGACAGAGATGCAGGCTCTTGCGCTAGATTTTTATAAAACTCTATACACATCAGAAGGGATTCAGGGGGTTGAGAATGTGATCAACCATGTCCCGACGAAGGTCACACCAGAGATGAATTCTACCCTTTTAGCACCATACAGCGAGGACGAGGTGAAGAAGGCATTATTTCAAATGTTTCCAACTAAGGCTCCGGGGCCGGATGGGTTTCCGGCGCATTTCTACCAACGCCATTGGGACATTTGTGGACCGGCAGTGACAAGAGCGGTGTTGAGGATTGTCAGGGGGAGGAGAGTGCTGCTTGTATCAATGACACGATTCTGGTGCTGATCCCCAAGGTCACAAACCCTACACTCCTTCCGCAATTTCGTCCTATAAGCTTGTGTAATGTGTTTTATAAGATTGCTTCAAAAGTCATAGCTAAGCGCCTCAAGATTATCCTTCTGGAGATTATATCAGAAGAGCAATCAGCTTTTGTCCTTGGAAGAATGATCACGGACAATATCATCTCAGCCTACGAGTGTTTACACTTTATGAAGAGGAACAGGTCAAAAAACAATAGCTATGCGGCTCTTAAACTGGACATGATGAAAGCATACGACAGAGTTGAATGGAGCTATCTTAAGGCAATGATGGAGAAGTTGGGATTTGCACCTCAATGGATCTCCACAGTTATGCACATGG is from Triticum aestivum cultivar Chinese Spring chromosome 1B, IWGSC CS RefSeq v2.1, whole genome shotgun sequence and encodes:
- the LOC123093292 gene encoding dof zinc finger protein DOF1.8; protein product: MLSSHCESMLAYAAAAGRRAMLVDPRRYRPNVEVAPNCPRCDSPNTKFCYYNNYSLSQPRYFCKGCRRYWTKGGSLRNVPVGGGCRKNRRGKPVRSMAEADTASPNHGAVVFSHRFHGPVRPDLLLEGMVGNPAELGQQPASAEADKPAGAADGPTIDLALLYSKFLSHQPLAEQCAVVPESADTSSGSSTEMSPPTLSGPSQHGPGEICGPASSTEPSATTMLQCADARAHALGEFNFSVDQSCYDSLGLPTDGGDLTMLPSAWDQEAKYEPFSSLPEEDAMSLHEGVPAGDDVWSKVLGCQGLEAALAAGLDRC